A genomic stretch from Enterobacteriaceae endosymbiont of Donacia dentata includes:
- the corA gene encoding magnesium/cobalt transporter CorA has product MLNIFKIYNNHLINLELNDSNDFLEAIWVDLIKPEKNEREKIYHLLGQNLVTRPELEDIEASARFFENKEGLHIHSFFFYKDKDNHACTTTVAFTIKNNRLYTLRERELPTFRLYIIRTNNNTMIYGNPYELLLDLLETKIEQLADEIENIYSDLEYLSCIIMKGHQNKKFDNALSTLAELEDIGWKVRLCLMDTQRAVNFLMRKTRLPSNQIEQAREISRDIESLLPHNESLFQKVNFLMQAAMGFINIEQNRIIKIFSLVSVIFLPPTLVASNYGMNFTFLPELKWKYGYLYAIIIMIISALAPYFYFKRKKWL; this is encoded by the coding sequence ATGTTAAATATTTTTAAAATATATAATAATCATTTAATAAATTTAGAATTAAATGATTCTAATGATTTTTTAGAAGCAATTTGGGTTGATTTAATTAAGCCAGAAAAAAATGAAAGGGAAAAAATATACCATTTGCTTGGACAAAATTTAGTTACTCGTCCAGAATTAGAAGATATAGAAGCATCTGCAAGATTTTTTGAAAATAAAGAAGGCTTACATATACATTCTTTCTTTTTTTATAAAGATAAAGATAATCATGCATGTACTACTACTGTAGCATTTACAATTAAAAATAATAGATTATATACTTTAAGAGAAAGAGAATTACCGACTTTTCGATTATATATAATACGTACTAATAATAATACCATGATATATGGTAATCCTTATGAATTATTATTAGATCTTTTAGAGACTAAAATTGAACAATTAGCTGATGAAATAGAAAACATATATAGTGATTTAGAATATTTAAGTTGTATTATTATGAAAGGACATCAAAATAAAAAATTTGATAACGCACTTTCTACTTTAGCTGAATTAGAAGATATTGGTTGGAAAGTAAGATTATGTTTAATGGATACACAAAGAGCAGTAAATTTTTTAATGAGAAAAACTAGATTACCTAGTAATCAAATAGAACAAGCAAGAGAAATTTCTAGAGATATTGAATCATTATTACCACATAATGAATCATTATTTCAAAAAGTTAATTTTTTAATGCAAGCTGCTATGGGATTTATTAATATAGAACAAAATAGAATAATTAAAATTTTTTCATTAGTTTCTGTAATATTTTTGCCTCCTACTTTAGTAGCATCTAATTATGGTATGAATTTTACTTTTTTACCAGAATTAAAGTGGAAATATGGTTATTTATATGCAATCATCATAATGATTATATCAGCTTTAGCTCCTTATTTTTATTTTAAAAGAAAAAAATGGCTATAA
- a CDS encoding 2-oxoglutarate dehydrogenase E1 component has translation MNNYQKNILNDNIFYIEKLYQKFLIDPNSIDKNWIKIFQLFKKQNKVLNKNNLSKNNNYYKNLLLIEKINKLLNNFRIFGHYYANINPLFLNQKKINNNLKLKYYKISQEDSQKKITLNNVFQNQKIIDIYKFFQKTYCQYIGIEYEYLPKNEKLWIKNNIEIIKDNLNIQEKKIFLEELIATEVFEQNIGKKFPGAKRFSLEGCDVLIPLIKEIIRYSSKSNDKLTEIIFSMAHRGRLNFLVNIMGKKIQNIINEFSNISFEKKDKNDDVKYHLGYSSIIKINKKKIKLELAFNPSHLEIINCVTMGMVRFKNDSSIMNNQYNTILPINIHGDAAISGQGIVQEILNLSKTRGYNINGVIHIIINNQIGFTTSNINDMRSSYYCTDIAKMIQCPVFHVNSDKIEDVIFITRIAINYRNIFHKDVFIDLVSYRRYGHNEIDDPYITQPLMYNLIKNHLTVQNLYFNKLLSKNIINNEEKDYLYKKYQNLFNEGNFFIKTSILPSKKSTKIIYKNFKTDKLKKLLLQISTFPKKFNIHPRVKKIYLDRISMSKGEKKVDWGAAENLAYANILTQGVSCRLSGEDIKRGTFSHRHIVIYDQEKDFSYTPLKNLSKSQGSFHIYNSVLSEESVLGFEYGYSVNNSNIIIWEAQFGDFANGAQIIIDQFISSGEKKWGYKSSLIVFLPHGYEGQGPEHSSSRIERYLQLCAENNIKICIPSNASQIYNLLCQQAFSYKKKPLIVISPKSLLRHPLACSLIKDFNTSFQLIIDEIDKKINIKKIKRIIFCTGKIYYDLLEYRNSIKNKNIILIRIEQLYPFPIKNLKKIISKYIQIKNYFWCQEEPMNQGAWMYIQDYFKNKLNHNINYIGRKKSSSPSTGYFYIHKHQQKKIIYSVFNFNTE, from the coding sequence ATGAATAATTATCAAAAAAATATTTTAAACGATAATATTTTTTATATCGAAAAATTATATCAAAAATTTTTAATAGATCCCAATTCAATAGATAAAAATTGGATAAAAATATTTCAATTATTTAAAAAACAAAATAAAGTATTAAATAAAAATAATTTATCAAAAAATAATAATTATTATAAAAATTTATTATTAATTGAAAAAATTAATAAATTATTAAATAATTTTAGAATTTTTGGACATTATTATGCCAATATTAATCCCTTATTTTTAAATCAAAAAAAAATAAATAATAATTTAAAATTAAAATATTATAAAATTAGTCAAGAAGATTCTCAAAAAAAAATTACATTAAATAATGTTTTTCAAAATCAAAAAATTATAGATATATATAAATTTTTTCAAAAAACTTATTGTCAATATATTGGGATAGAATATGAATATTTACCAAAAAATGAAAAGCTTTGGATAAAAAATAATATTGAAATAATTAAAGATAATTTAAATATTCAAGAAAAAAAAATATTTTTAGAAGAATTAATTGCAACAGAAGTATTTGAACAGAATATAGGAAAAAAATTTCCAGGTGCAAAAAGATTTTCATTAGAAGGATGTGATGTTTTAATTCCCTTAATAAAGGAAATAATACGTTATTCAAGTAAATCAAATGACAAATTAACAGAAATAATATTTAGTATGGCACATAGAGGAAGATTAAATTTTTTAGTTAATATAATGGGTAAAAAAATTCAAAATATAATTAATGAATTTTCAAATATTTCTTTTGAAAAAAAAGATAAAAATGATGATGTTAAATATCATTTAGGATATTCTTCTATAATTAAAATTAATAAAAAAAAAATTAAACTTGAATTAGCATTTAATCCTTCTCATTTAGAAATTATTAATTGTGTTACCATGGGTATGGTAAGATTTAAAAATGATTCATCAATAATGAATAATCAATATAATACTATATTACCTATTAATATACATGGAGATGCAGCTATTAGTGGTCAAGGAATAGTACAAGAAATTTTAAATTTATCAAAAACTAGAGGATATAATATTAATGGTGTTATTCATATTATTATTAATAATCAAATAGGATTTACTACTTCAAATATAAATGATATGAGATCAAGTTATTATTGTACTGATATAGCTAAAATGATTCAATGTCCTGTTTTTCATGTAAATTCTGATAAAATAGAAGATGTAATTTTTATCACAAGAATAGCTATTAATTATAGAAATATTTTTCATAAAGATGTTTTTATAGATTTAGTTTCATATCGTCGATATGGTCATAACGAAATAGATGATCCATATATTACTCAACCATTAATGTATAATTTAATTAAAAATCACTTAACAGTACAAAATTTATATTTTAATAAATTATTATCTAAAAATATTATTAATAATGAAGAAAAAGATTATTTATATAAAAAATATCAAAATTTATTTAATGAAGGTAATTTTTTTATTAAAACAAGTATTTTACCCTCTAAAAAATCTACAAAAATAATATATAAAAATTTTAAAACAGATAAATTAAAAAAATTACTTTTACAAATTAGTACTTTTCCTAAAAAATTTAATATCCATCCTAGAGTAAAAAAAATTTATTTAGATAGAATTAGTATGAGTAAAGGAGAAAAAAAGGTCGATTGGGGAGCAGCTGAAAATTTAGCATATGCAAATATCCTTACTCAAGGAGTATCTTGTCGTTTATCAGGAGAAGATATAAAAAGAGGAACATTTTCTCATAGACATATAGTTATATATGATCAAGAAAAAGATTTTTCTTATACACCTTTAAAAAATCTTTCTAAAAGTCAAGGAAGTTTTCATATTTATAATTCAGTTTTATCAGAAGAATCAGTTTTAGGTTTTGAATATGGTTATTCAGTTAATAATTCAAATATTATAATATGGGAAGCCCAATTTGGAGATTTTGCTAATGGAGCACAAATTATTATAGATCAATTTATTAGTTCTGGAGAAAAAAAATGGGGTTATAAAAGTAGTTTAATAGTTTTTCTTCCTCATGGATATGAAGGACAAGGACCTGAACATTCTTCATCAAGAATAGAAAGATATTTACAATTATGTGCAGAAAATAATATTAAAATTTGTATTCCTTCTAATGCATCTCAAATATATAATTTGTTATGTCAACAAGCATTTTCTTATAAAAAAAAACCACTTATTGTAATTTCTCCAAAATCACTTTTAAGACATCCGTTAGCATGTTCTTTAATAAAAGATTTTAATACTTCTTTCCAATTAATAATAGATGAAATAGATAAAAAAATTAATATTAAAAAAATTAAAAGAATTATTTTTTGTACTGGGAAAATATATTATGATTTATTAGAATATAGAAATTCTATAAAAAATAAAAATATTATTTTAATAAGAATTGAACAATTATATCCATTTCCAATTAAAAATTTAAAAAAAATTATTTCTAAATATATTCAAATAAAAAATTATTTTTGGTGTCAAGAAGAACCAATGAATCAAGGAGCATGGATGTATATTCAAGATTATTTTAAAAATAAGTTAAATCATAACATTAATTATATAGGTAGAAAAAAATCTTCATCTCCTTCAACAGGATATTTTTATATCCATAAACATCAACAAAAAAAAATAATATATTCTGTTTTTAATTTTAATACAGAATAA
- the sucB gene encoding dihydrolipoyllysine-residue succinyltransferase — translation MDNFNITVPELPESVNNAIIIQWYKKPGETIKIDDILLELETDKVVLEIPATINGILKKILVKAGEKVQSQQIIGILQKKNILKEQNNNKKNKINNLIFNSKSYNNKIKLSNKFNNLSPSIRKKIKKNNISLNKINDLDNKLILNNKKINNNKLNQKISLNKNNFKKIKMSPIRKYISQRLMDSKNNTVMLTTFNEVNMKKIINIKNDYNHLVNEIYNIKLGFTSFHVKAVTQALQFFKKINAFIEGENIIYNNFYNINIAISTKRGLITPIIYNTDKLSLIDIEKKIKNLVIQSQKNQLSIKDLSSGTFTITNGGVFGSLMSTPIINPPQSAILGIHAIRDRPIVINNKICIMPMMYLALSYDHRLIDGKDAIGFLMLIKRLLEDPIRLFLQI, via the coding sequence ATGGATAATTTTAACATTACTGTTCCTGAATTACCTGAATCAGTAAATAACGCAATTATAATTCAATGGTACAAAAAACCAGGAGAAACAATTAAAATTGATGATATTTTATTAGAATTAGAAACAGATAAAGTAGTATTAGAAATACCTGCGACTATCAATGGTATTTTAAAAAAAATTTTGGTAAAAGCTGGAGAAAAAGTACAATCACAACAAATTATTGGAATTTTACAAAAAAAAAATATTTTAAAAGAACAAAATAATAATAAAAAAAATAAAATAAATAATTTAATTTTTAATAGTAAATCATATAATAATAAAATAAAATTATCTAATAAATTTAATAATTTAAGTCCTTCTATACGTAAAAAAATCAAAAAAAATAATATATCATTAAATAAAATTAATGATTTAGATAATAAATTAATTCTAAATAACAAAAAAATAAATAATAATAAATTAAATCAAAAAATATCTTTAAATAAGAATAATTTTAAAAAAATAAAGATGAGTCCAATAAGAAAATATATTTCACAAAGATTAATGGATTCTAAAAATAACACTGTAATGTTAACTACTTTTAATGAAGTTAATATGAAAAAAATAATTAATATTAAAAATGATTATAATCATTTAGTTAATGAAATTTATAATATTAAATTAGGATTTACTTCTTTTCATGTAAAGGCTGTTACACAAGCATTACAATTTTTTAAAAAAATTAATGCATTTATTGAGGGAGAAAATATAATTTATAATAATTTTTATAATATTAATATTGCTATTTCAACAAAAAGAGGTTTGATTACACCGATTATATATAATACTGATAAATTATCATTAATAGATATTGAAAAAAAAATTAAAAATTTAGTTATACAAAGTCAGAAAAATCAATTATCTATAAAAGATTTATCAAGTGGTACATTTACCATTACTAATGGTGGAGTTTTTGGATCTTTAATGTCAACTCCAATTATTAATCCTCCGCAAAGTGCTATATTAGGAATACATGCTATTAGAGATAGACCTATTGTTATAAATAATAAAATTTGTATTATGCCTATGATGTATTTAGCATTATCTTATGATCATCGTTTAATTGATGGAAAAGATGCTATAGGTTTCCTTATGTTAATTAAAAGATTATTAGAAGATCCTATTCGTTTATTTTTACAAATTTAA
- a CDS encoding cytochrome ubiquinol oxidase subunit I, with amino-acid sequence MLNVIDLSRLQFALTAMYHFIFVPLTLGLSFLLAIMETIYIFSKNKIYKDMTQFWGKLFGINFALGIVTGLTMEFQFGTNWSYYSHYVGDIFGAPLAIEGLVAFFLESTFVGLFFLGWERLNKIQHLVVTWMVAIGSNLSALWILIANGWMQNPIASSFNYQNMRMEMNNFWNLIFNPIAQVKFAHTITAGYTTGCIFIIGISAYYLLKKRDIEFAKKSVIIASSFGLASIFSVIILGDESGYQIGNTQKTKLAAIEAEWETQKPPASFNIISFPNQKKQLNKFSIKIPYILGIIATRSITKPILGLKNLIKNNELKIKNGLKALIALEKIKNGNLKIKNIKIFNKYKKYLGYGFLFKQYYQNIYNINNNQIHKIAKKSIPLVSPLFFSFRIMVLSSIILLIIIMLVFIFSVIKNNFEKKKYLLKICLYIIPLPWIASESGWFVAEYGRQPWAIKEILPTFMAGSSLDFVEVLFSIIMIFIFYTILLIIELYLMFKIANIGPSILNTGKYFFEKNIK; translated from the coding sequence ATGTTAAATGTTATTGATCTATCAAGATTACAATTTGCATTGACTGCAATGTATCATTTTATATTTGTTCCATTAACACTAGGACTTTCTTTTTTATTAGCAATAATGGAAACAATATATATTTTTTCAAAAAATAAAATATATAAAGATATGACTCAATTCTGGGGAAAATTATTTGGTATAAATTTTGCCTTAGGTATAGTTACAGGGTTAACTATGGAATTTCAATTTGGAACTAATTGGTCATATTATTCTCATTATGTAGGAGATATTTTTGGTGCTCCATTAGCTATAGAAGGTTTAGTAGCTTTTTTTCTGGAATCTACTTTTGTTGGTTTATTTTTTTTAGGATGGGAACGTTTAAATAAAATACAACATTTAGTTGTTACATGGATGGTTGCTATAGGATCTAATCTTTCTGCACTTTGGATTTTAATTGCTAATGGATGGATGCAAAATCCTATTGCCTCTTCCTTTAATTATCAAAATATGAGAATGGAAATGAATAATTTTTGGAATTTAATTTTTAATCCAATAGCACAAGTAAAATTTGCTCATACTATAACTGCTGGATATACAACAGGATGTATATTTATTATTGGTATTAGTGCATATTATCTTTTAAAAAAAAGAGATATCGAATTTGCAAAAAAATCTGTAATTATTGCTTCTAGTTTTGGTTTGGCTTCAATTTTTTCAGTAATAATATTAGGAGATGAATCAGGATATCAAATAGGAAATACACAAAAAACTAAATTAGCGGCTATTGAAGCTGAATGGGAAACACAAAAACCACCAGCTTCTTTTAACATCATTAGCTTTCCTAATCAAAAAAAACAATTAAATAAATTTTCTATAAAAATTCCATATATTTTAGGAATAATTGCTACAAGATCAATTACAAAACCCATATTAGGTTTAAAAAATTTAATTAAAAATAATGAATTAAAAATTAAAAATGGATTAAAAGCTTTAATAGCTCTTGAAAAGATAAAAAATGGAAATTTAAAAATAAAAAATATAAAAATTTTTAATAAATATAAAAAATATTTAGGATATGGATTTTTATTTAAACAATATTATCAAAATATTTATAATATAAATAATAATCAAATTCATAAAATAGCTAAAAAATCTATTCCATTAGTAAGTCCCCTATTTTTTTCTTTTCGTATTATGGTTTTATCTAGTATTATTTTATTAATTATAATTATGTTAGTTTTTATTTTTTCTGTTATAAAAAATAATTTTGAAAAAAAAAAATATTTACTAAAAATATGTTTATATATAATACCATTACCTTGGATAGCATCTGAATCTGGTTGGTTTGTAGCTGAATATGGGAGACAACCATGGGCTATTAAAGAAATTTTACCTACTTTTATGGCAGGATCTTCTTTAGACTTCGTTGAAGTATTGTTTTCTATAATAATGATTTTTATTTTTTATACTATTTTGTTAATAATAGAATTATATCTAATGTTTAAAATTGCTAATATAGGTCCTAGTATTTTAAATACTGGAAAATATTTTTTCGAAAAAAATATTAAGTAA
- the cydB gene encoding cytochrome d ubiquinol oxidase subunit II — translation MLNYEFLCIIWSIIIGILLIGFLITDGLDMGVGILLFIIGKNDMDRRMMINTIAPHWDGNQVWLITAAGAIFAAWPIVYATMFSYFYVAMILLLLALFLRPVGFEYRSKIKNRKWKKICDFCISIGSFFPPVIIGIALGNLLQGIPFYIDKYYNIYSQRDFYKLFNLFSIIISITIVLMIINQASSYLQIRIKDYNLNHKLNIIIKLSSILLLLFFILSFISTLFFIKGYKLNNFYIRNNNIIYESKAWMSNFNNHIYLYIIPLFSVILSLLTILFSILKKFIMVLISSILTTISIVLTVGVTMFPFIIPSSIKPYQSLTIWNATSSQLTLNIMLYIVIIFMPIVLIYTFWCYKKMFFRLNKKKIKKKSDFYY, via the coding sequence ATGTTAAATTATGAATTTTTATGTATAATTTGGTCTATAATAATTGGTATATTACTTATAGGATTTCTAATTACTGATGGATTAGATATGGGAGTAGGTATTTTATTATTCATAATAGGGAAAAATGATATGGATCGAAGAATGATGATAAATACAATAGCACCCCATTGGGATGGAAATCAAGTATGGTTAATTACAGCTGCAGGAGCTATATTTGCAGCATGGCCTATTGTGTACGCTACTATGTTTTCTTATTTTTATGTAGCAATGATATTATTATTGCTTGCTTTATTTCTTAGACCAGTAGGGTTTGAATATCGTTCTAAAATAAAAAATAGAAAATGGAAAAAAATTTGTGATTTTTGTATTTCTATTGGAAGTTTTTTTCCTCCTGTAATTATAGGTATAGCATTAGGTAATTTATTACAAGGTATTCCTTTTTATATAGATAAATATTATAATATTTACTCTCAGAGAGATTTTTATAAATTATTTAATCTATTTAGTATTATTATAAGTATAACAATTGTATTAATGATAATAAACCAAGCTTCATCTTATTTACAAATAAGAATTAAAGATTATAATCTTAATCATAAATTAAATATAATTATAAAATTATCTTCAATATTATTACTATTATTTTTTATTTTATCTTTTATAAGTACTTTATTTTTTATAAAAGGTTATAAATTAAATAATTTTTATATTAGAAATAATAATATTATTTATGAATCTAAAGCGTGGATGTCTAATTTTAATAACCATATATATTTATATATAATACCATTATTTAGTGTAATATTATCATTACTAACAATTTTATTTTCTATATTGAAAAAATTTATAATGGTTCTTATTAGTTCTATACTAACTACAATTAGTATTGTGTTAACTGTTGGTGTAACAATGTTTCCTTTTATTATTCCTTCTAGTATAAAACCATATCAAAGTCTTACTATTTGGAATGCAACTTCTAGTCAATTAACATTAAATATAATGTTATATATAGTAATTATTTTTATGCCTATTGTTTTAATATATACTTTTTGGTGTTATAAAAAAATGTTTTTTCGTCTTAACAAAAAAAAAATTAAAAAAAAATCTGATTTTTATTATTAA
- a CDS encoding cytochrome bd oxidase small subunit, CydX/CbdX family has product MWYLIWIIGVLFSCIFTILISLKKENKKI; this is encoded by the coding sequence ATGTGGTATTTAATATGGATTATAGGAGTATTATTTTCATGTATTTTTACTATTTTAATTTCTTTAAAGAAGGAAAATAAAAAAATATAA